One window from the genome of Erwinia sorbitola encodes:
- the rmf gene encoding ribosome modulation factor, translating into MKRQKRDRLDRAQSRGYQAGITGRSKEMCPYQMLDARSHWLGGWRQAMEDRSVTA; encoded by the coding sequence ATGAAGAGACAGAAACGAGATCGCCTTGATCGGGCACAATCACGAGGTTATCAGGCAGGCATAACAGGACGCTCAAAAGAGATGTGTCCGTATCAAATGCTGGATGCCCGATCACACTGGTTGGGAGGTTGGCGACAAGCCATGGAGGACAGGTCGGTTACCGCGTAA
- the pqiB gene encoding intermembrane transport protein PqiB, whose product MTDNNHGIATVDKIKRWSPVWIIPIVTVLIGAWILFYHFSHQGPMVTLITTNAEGIEGGKTMIKSRSVNVGVVESAVLTDDLHHVEIKARLNSGMEKLLREDSAFWVVKPAIGREGITGLGTLLSGAYIELQPGGKGEKAAQYELLDAPPLAPLDAKGIRITLDSEKSGQLNAGDPVLFRGYRVGSVETGAFDADKRMMTYQLFIAAPYDRLVTDNVRFWKDSGIAVDMSASGMRVEMGSLTTLFSGGVSFDVPEGWERGQPAENKAEYRLFNDQRSIQDSLYSVHKDFLLFFNDSIRGLQKGAPVEFRGIRLGTVAEVPFTMPGIAQRLNNDYRIPVLIRIEPDRFQKQLGSDFNFEQHLKDGITHGLRASLKSANLLTGSLYVDLDFYNNAKPVSGPKTFADYELIPTVSGGLAQIQQKLMESLDKINSLPLNPLLNEATGTLKESQRTLREMQKTLDNLNQITSSQSMKELPADMQNTLRELNRSMKGFQPGSPAYNKMVGDMQRLDQVLRELQPVLKTLNTKSNALVFEAKPGQDPQPKRAK is encoded by the coding sequence GTGACGGACAATAACCACGGCATAGCCACAGTAGATAAGATCAAGCGATGGTCGCCGGTGTGGATCATTCCCATCGTAACCGTCCTGATCGGTGCATGGATTTTGTTTTACCACTTCAGCCATCAGGGACCGATGGTGACGCTGATCACCACCAACGCCGAAGGAATTGAAGGCGGTAAAACGATGATTAAAAGCCGCAGTGTAAATGTTGGCGTGGTGGAAAGCGCCGTGCTGACTGACGACCTGCATCATGTGGAAATCAAAGCGCGGCTTAATTCCGGCATGGAGAAATTGCTGCGTGAGGACAGCGCCTTCTGGGTGGTGAAACCAGCCATTGGTCGTGAAGGGATCACTGGTCTGGGAACGCTGCTGTCAGGGGCTTATATTGAGCTTCAGCCGGGCGGTAAAGGTGAAAAGGCAGCGCAGTATGAGCTGCTTGATGCACCGCCGCTGGCACCGCTGGATGCAAAAGGCATACGTATTACCCTCGACAGCGAGAAATCCGGTCAGCTTAATGCTGGCGACCCGGTGCTGTTCCGCGGTTATCGGGTAGGATCTGTGGAAACCGGCGCCTTTGATGCTGATAAACGCATGATGACCTATCAGTTATTTATTGCCGCCCCATATGACCGCCTTGTAACCGATAATGTCCGTTTCTGGAAAGATAGCGGAATTGCCGTAGATATGTCTGCCTCGGGTATGCGGGTGGAGATGGGATCGTTGACGACGCTGTTCAGCGGCGGTGTCAGTTTCGATGTGCCAGAAGGATGGGAGAGAGGTCAGCCCGCAGAAAATAAAGCTGAGTATCGACTGTTTAACGATCAGCGCAGCATTCAGGATTCGCTGTACAGCGTGCATAAAGACTTCCTGCTGTTCTTCAACGACTCGATTCGCGGTTTGCAGAAAGGAGCTCCGGTGGAATTCCGTGGTATTCGTCTGGGTACCGTGGCAGAAGTGCCATTTACCATGCCGGGCATTGCCCAGCGTCTGAATAACGATTATCGCATTCCGGTACTTATCCGCATTGAACCCGATCGCTTCCAGAAGCAGTTGGGTAGTGATTTCAACTTCGAGCAGCATCTGAAAGATGGTATCACTCATGGACTACGCGCCTCACTGAAATCAGCCAACCTGCTGACCGGATCGTTATATGTCGACCTCGACTTCTATAACAACGCCAAACCGGTGAGTGGACCGAAAACCTTTGCCGATTATGAGCTGATCCCAACGGTGAGCGGTGGCCTGGCGCAAATTCAGCAGAAACTGATGGAGTCGCTGGATAAGATTAATAGTCTGCCGTTGAATCCACTGCTGAATGAAGCGACCGGAACGTTGAAAGAGAGCCAGCGTACGCTGCGTGAAATGCAGAAAACACTGGATAATCTCAACCAGATTACCTCCAGTCAGTCGATGAAAGAGCTGCCAGCGGATATGCAGAATACGCTGCGTGAGCTTAACCGTAGCATGAAGGGCTTCCAGCCTGGTTCACCGGCGTACAACAAGATGGTTGGTGATATGCAGCGTCTTGACCAGGTATTGCGTGAGTTGCAGCCTGTGTTGAAAACACTCAACACCAAGAGTAATGCGCTGGTATTTGAAGCCAAACCAGGTCAGGACCCACAGCCGAAGAGGGCGAAATAA
- the matP gene encoding macrodomain Ter protein MatP, which yields MKYQQLENLESGWKWKYLVKKHREGELITRYIESSAAQAAVDELLVIENRPVEVLKWISQHINPALENRMKQTIRARRKRHFNAEHQHTRKKSIDLEYLVWQRLAGLAQRRNSTLSETIVQLIEDAERKEQYASQMSSLKQDLKAILGKPE from the coding sequence ATGAAATATCAGCAACTGGAAAATCTTGAAAGCGGATGGAAATGGAAATACCTGGTCAAGAAGCATCGTGAAGGTGAATTGATCACGCGTTATATCGAGTCAAGTGCAGCGCAGGCAGCCGTCGATGAGCTACTGGTGATTGAGAACCGACCGGTGGAGGTATTGAAGTGGATCAGCCAGCATATTAACCCGGCGCTTGAAAACCGCATGAAGCAGACTATCCGTGCGCGCCGCAAACGTCATTTTAATGCTGAACATCAGCATACGCGTAAGAAGTCTATTGACCTGGAATATTTGGTCTGGCAGCGTCTGGCGGGTCTTGCCCAGCGCCGAAATAGCACATTGTCTGAAACGATAGTGCAGTTGATTGAAGATGCAGAGCGTAAAGAGCAGTACGCAAGTCAGATGTCATCGTTGAAGCAGGATCTTAAAGCAATTCTGGGCAAGCCTGAATAA
- the ompA gene encoding porin OmpA: MKKTAIAIAVALAGFATVAQAAPKDDTWYTGAKLGWSQYHDKGYYGNGYQDNDGPTHESQLGAGAFGGYQANQYLGFELGYDWLGRMPNKGNNVNGAFKAQGVQLAAKLSYPVADDLDVYTRLGGMVWRADSTQQNANGNRISDHDTGVSPLAAVGVEYAVTKNWATRLDYQWVNNIGDAGTVGARPDNSMLSVGVSYRFGQDDAVAPVVAPAPAPAPVVETKRFTLKSDVLFTFNKATLKPEGQQALDQLYSQLSNLDPKDGSVVVLGYTDRIGSEQYNQKLSEKRAQSVVDYLVSKGIPSNKISARGEGKSNPVTGSTCDSVKGRNALIDCLAPDRRVEIEVKGIKDVVTQPQA; this comes from the coding sequence ATGAAAAAGACAGCTATCGCAATTGCAGTGGCACTGGCTGGCTTCGCTACCGTAGCGCAGGCCGCACCTAAAGATGACACCTGGTATACCGGTGCTAAACTGGGCTGGTCTCAGTACCATGACAAAGGTTACTACGGTAACGGTTACCAAGATAACGATGGTCCAACTCATGAAAGCCAGCTCGGTGCTGGTGCATTTGGTGGCTATCAGGCAAACCAGTACCTGGGCTTCGAGCTGGGTTATGACTGGTTAGGCCGCATGCCTAACAAAGGCAACAACGTCAACGGCGCTTTCAAAGCACAGGGCGTTCAGCTGGCAGCTAAATTAAGCTACCCAGTAGCTGACGATCTGGACGTTTACACCCGTCTGGGTGGTATGGTATGGCGTGCAGACTCTACCCAGCAGAATGCTAACGGTAACCGTATCAGCGACCATGATACTGGCGTTTCTCCGTTGGCTGCTGTTGGTGTTGAATACGCAGTGACCAAAAACTGGGCAACCCGTCTGGACTACCAGTGGGTTAACAACATCGGTGACGCAGGTACCGTTGGTGCGCGTCCTGATAACTCAATGCTGAGTGTTGGCGTTTCCTACCGTTTCGGTCAGGATGATGCAGTAGCACCAGTTGTTGCTCCAGCTCCAGCTCCAGCTCCAGTTGTTGAAACCAAGCGTTTCACCCTGAAGTCTGACGTTCTGTTTACCTTCAACAAAGCCACTCTGAAACCAGAAGGTCAGCAGGCTCTGGATCAGCTGTACTCCCAGCTGAGTAATCTGGATCCTAAAGATGGCTCTGTTGTAGTGCTGGGTTACACCGACCGTATCGGTTCCGAGCAGTATAACCAGAAACTGTCTGAAAAACGCGCTCAGTCTGTTGTAGACTACCTCGTTTCTAAAGGCATCCCTTCTAACAAGATCTCTGCACGTGGCGAGGGTAAATCTAACCCTGTTACCGGCAGCACCTGTGACAGCGTGAAAGGCCGTAATGCCCTGATCGACTGCCTGGCGCCAGACCGTCGCGTAGAAATCGAAGTTAAAGGCATCAAAGACGTTGTAACTCAGCCACAGGCTTAA
- a CDS encoding AAA family ATPase: MSAVLNRLKYCIMPLLFIQKNTITLTNNRLEWRALQPDTERFQHLLSQAFTADTECFASVQARLFNGLSLLMQTPAKIPLMLVKSPESAEYLALLQDILSSLIDDDNPTLYGGHYDISDDAISWRPAQAAADNFASEGGVHQAEWIEAEQLFGCVRIHQSKITLSPGLVHRANGGVLVLSMRALMAQPLLWLRLKQIMVNQRFDWYSQDESRPLPLSIPSMPMQFRLVLIGERDVLADFQEMEPELASMSLYSEFEDNIQLVDDEEFSNWLQWVQNVSHSLGYPSPAPDFWPVLIREAARYTGDQDTLPLDPQWLGRQLQEAALYSEDNQLTAANLQDALSTREWREGFLPERIRDEILLDQILIETEGEMIGQINALSVMEFPGHPRAFGEPSRISCVVHVGDGEFTDVERKAELGGNIHAKGMMIMQAWLIAELELEQQLPFSASVVFEQSYSEVDGDSASLAELCALISALALQPINQQLAVTGSVDQFGRVQPVGGLNEKIEGFFHICNQRTLSGTQGVIIPAANVRHLSLQQEVVDAVREGKFHLWAISNVDEALPLLTGVEWDKETGSCLLRTIQERIAQMMHPDPRHRPWPLRWLNWFTPG; encoded by the coding sequence ATGTCTGCTGTGCTTAACAGGCTGAAATATTGTATAATGCCACTTTTATTCATTCAGAAAAATACGATAACTTTGACCAACAACCGATTAGAGTGGCGCGCCTTACAGCCCGATACAGAACGCTTCCAGCATCTCCTCTCGCAGGCCTTTACTGCCGATACAGAGTGCTTTGCATCCGTGCAGGCACGCCTGTTTAATGGCCTGAGCCTGCTTATGCAAACCCCGGCCAAAATACCGCTAATGCTGGTCAAGAGCCCTGAGAGTGCTGAATATCTTGCTCTATTACAGGATATTCTCTCATCTCTTATCGATGATGATAATCCGACCTTATACGGCGGTCATTATGACATAAGCGATGACGCTATAAGCTGGCGTCCGGCGCAAGCCGCAGCTGATAACTTCGCCAGTGAAGGCGGTGTACATCAGGCTGAATGGATTGAAGCCGAACAGCTTTTCGGCTGTGTCCGCATTCACCAGTCGAAAATTACACTCTCTCCTGGTCTGGTACATCGTGCAAATGGCGGAGTATTGGTACTGTCCATGCGCGCACTGATGGCGCAGCCGCTGCTGTGGCTGCGACTGAAACAGATCATGGTGAACCAGCGTTTTGACTGGTATTCCCAGGACGAAAGCCGTCCTCTGCCGTTATCGATCCCGTCTATGCCAATGCAGTTCCGCCTGGTGCTTATTGGTGAGCGTGATGTGCTGGCTGATTTTCAGGAGATGGAGCCAGAACTGGCATCAATGTCACTGTACAGTGAGTTCGAAGATAATATCCAACTGGTGGATGACGAAGAGTTCAGCAATTGGTTGCAGTGGGTACAAAATGTGTCGCACAGTCTCGGCTACCCTTCCCCTGCGCCTGATTTCTGGCCGGTCTTAATCCGCGAAGCCGCACGCTACACCGGCGATCAGGATACGCTTCCGCTTGATCCACAATGGCTTGGTCGCCAGCTCCAGGAGGCTGCTCTTTATAGTGAGGATAATCAGCTTACTGCTGCGAACCTTCAGGACGCTCTCAGTACGCGTGAGTGGCGTGAAGGTTTCCTCCCTGAGCGTATTCGCGATGAGATTCTGCTTGATCAGATATTAATCGAAACTGAAGGCGAAATGATCGGTCAGATTAATGCCCTGTCAGTTATGGAGTTCCCGGGCCATCCGCGCGCATTTGGTGAACCTTCACGTATCAGCTGTGTGGTTCATGTAGGTGATGGTGAATTTACCGATGTTGAGCGCAAAGCTGAACTGGGCGGTAATATTCATGCGAAAGGCATGATGATCATGCAGGCATGGCTGATAGCAGAACTGGAACTGGAGCAACAGCTGCCATTTTCTGCCTCAGTCGTATTCGAACAGTCCTACTCCGAAGTGGATGGGGATAGTGCTTCGCTGGCTGAACTTTGTGCACTGATCAGTGCGCTCGCCTTACAGCCAATCAACCAGCAGCTGGCAGTAACTGGCTCCGTCGATCAGTTTGGTCGAGTGCAACCAGTGGGCGGACTGAACGAAAAAATCGAAGGCTTTTTCCATATATGTAATCAACGCACGTTAAGTGGTACTCAGGGCGTGATCATTCCTGCGGCCAATGTGCGGCACTTGTCGCTGCAACAGGAAGTTGTCGATGCTGTTCGTGAAGGTAAATTCCATTTATGGGCCATCTCTAATGTTGATGAGGCCCTGCCGCTGCTGACTGGCGTGGAGTGGGATAAAGAAACAGGCTCATGTCTGCTTCGTACAATTCAGGAACGCATCGCACAAATGATGCATCCGGATCCACGCCACCGTCCGTGGCCGCTGCGCTGGCTGAACTGGTTCACACCAGGCTGA
- the pqiC gene encoding membrane integrity-associated transporter subunit PqiC, whose product MMKWIPVALALALSACSSSPKTAYYQLPTAGSTSAVIGKTVTTPVWVERVSVPDYLAGNGVVYQSNDVQFVIAANNQWASPLDQQLQQTLVTNLSNALPGALISSTPLGQQHDTLNVTVTGFHGRYDGHAVISGEWILEHNGQLQKQPFTLALPQGEDGYDGLVRTLAKGWQQVAGQVANAIIREQ is encoded by the coding sequence ATGATGAAATGGATTCCCGTGGCCCTTGCGTTGGCACTGAGTGCCTGTAGCAGCAGCCCTAAAACTGCCTATTACCAGCTGCCCACAGCGGGCAGTACATCCGCTGTGATCGGCAAAACAGTTACCACTCCGGTATGGGTGGAGAGAGTTTCGGTGCCAGATTACCTCGCCGGTAATGGCGTGGTATATCAGAGTAATGATGTACAGTTTGTGATTGCTGCAAATAATCAGTGGGCCAGCCCGCTGGATCAGCAATTGCAGCAAACGCTGGTCACCAACCTCAGTAACGCTTTACCAGGTGCGCTAATCTCATCAACTCCTTTGGGGCAGCAGCATGACACGCTGAATGTTACCGTCACGGGTTTCCATGGCCGCTATGACGGGCATGCCGTCATCAGCGGTGAGTGGATACTGGAGCATAACGGGCAATTGCAGAAGCAGCCGTTTACTCTGGCGTTGCCGCAGGGTGAAGATGGATACGATGGTTTAGTAAGAACCTTGGCTAAAGGTTGGCAGCAGGTTGCAGGGCAGGTCGCTAATGCGATAATCCGCGAACAATAA
- a CDS encoding ABC transporter ATP-binding protein, which produces MSLISIHGAYLSFSDAPLLDNTELHIEENERVCLVGRNGAGKSTLMKIINREQPLDDGRIIYEQDLVVARLQQDPPRNVQGSVYDFVAEGVEEQAEHLKAYHAISHKVMEDPSDRNLNEMARLQGILDHQNLWQLESRIHDVLKQIGLDGDAQLSSLSGGWLRKAALGRALVSNPKVLMLDEPTNHLDIETIDWLETFLKTFQGSIIFISHDRSFIRNMATRIVDLDRGKLVSWPGDYDLYLESKEEALRVEEMQNAEFDRKLAQEEVWIRQGIKARRTRNEGRVRALKALRRERSERREVMGKANMQVEEATRSGKIVFELENVSYAIAGRPLVRDFSRQVQRGDKIALIGPNGCGKTTMLKLMLDQLKPDSGSVHIGTKLEVAYFDQHRAELDPDRTVMDNLAEGKQEVMVNGKPRHVLGYLQEFLFHPKRAMTPVRALSGGERNRLLLARLFLKPSNLLILDEPTNDLDVETLELLEELIDGYQGTVLLVSHDRQFVDNTVTECWIFEGNGDIGAFVGGYHDAQSQRRAWKENRAAAKGGNTTPARQENTKNEAARKPAAKLSYNLQRELEQLPKKMEELEARLEAIQAQVADANFFNQPHDVTQPVLDSLAQAEQELEVAFERWEYLESLSNGA; this is translated from the coding sequence ATGTCACTAATCAGTATTCATGGCGCTTACCTCTCATTCAGCGATGCGCCGCTGTTGGATAACACTGAACTTCACATCGAAGAAAACGAGCGTGTCTGTCTGGTTGGCCGTAACGGGGCGGGTAAATCCACCCTGATGAAGATTATCAACCGCGAACAGCCGCTGGATGACGGACGCATTATTTATGAGCAGGATCTGGTGGTGGCTCGCCTCCAGCAGGATCCGCCGCGTAATGTGCAGGGTTCGGTGTATGATTTCGTAGCCGAAGGTGTGGAAGAGCAGGCCGAGCATCTGAAAGCCTATCACGCCATTTCGCACAAGGTGATGGAAGATCCGAGCGACAGAAATCTCAACGAGATGGCGCGCTTGCAGGGTATTCTTGACCACCAAAACCTGTGGCAGCTGGAAAGCCGTATTCACGACGTGCTGAAGCAGATTGGTCTGGACGGTGACGCACAGCTTTCATCTCTCTCGGGCGGCTGGCTGCGTAAAGCTGCGCTCGGACGAGCGCTGGTCAGCAATCCTAAAGTGCTGATGCTTGATGAGCCAACCAACCACCTGGATATTGAAACTATTGACTGGCTGGAAACGTTCCTGAAAACGTTCCAGGGCAGCATTATCTTTATTTCCCATGACCGTTCCTTCATTCGCAATATGGCCACCCGTATTGTTGATCTCGACCGTGGTAAGCTGGTTTCATGGCCGGGCGATTACGACCTTTACCTTGAAAGCAAAGAAGAAGCACTGCGCGTTGAAGAGATGCAGAACGCTGAATTCGACCGCAAACTTGCGCAGGAAGAGGTCTGGATCCGTCAGGGCATTAAAGCGCGCCGTACGCGTAATGAAGGGCGAGTTCGTGCGCTCAAAGCGCTGCGTCGTGAACGTTCAGAACGCCGTGAAGTGATGGGCAAAGCCAACATGCAGGTGGAAGAAGCCACCCGTTCAGGCAAGATTGTCTTCGAGCTGGAAAATGTCAGCTACGCCATTGCTGGCAGGCCGCTGGTACGTGACTTCTCGCGTCAGGTACAGCGCGGTGACAAAATCGCGCTGATCGGCCCTAACGGCTGTGGTAAAACCACGATGCTGAAACTGATGCTCGATCAGCTCAAACCCGATAGCGGTAGCGTACATATCGGTACTAAGCTGGAAGTGGCTTATTTTGACCAGCATCGCGCCGAGCTGGATCCCGACCGTACGGTGATGGATAACCTTGCCGAAGGCAAACAGGAAGTGATGGTTAACGGGAAGCCTCGTCACGTGCTGGGCTACCTGCAAGAGTTCCTGTTCCATCCGAAACGGGCGATGACGCCGGTACGTGCTTTGTCCGGTGGTGAGCGTAACCGCCTGCTGTTGGCTCGTCTGTTCCTGAAGCCAAGCAACCTGCTGATCCTTGATGAACCAACCAACGACCTTGATGTGGAAACGCTTGAGCTGCTGGAAGAGTTGATTGACGGTTATCAGGGTACCGTACTGCTGGTAAGCCACGATCGTCAATTCGTTGATAATACCGTGACGGAATGTTGGATCTTTGAAGGTAACGGCGATATCGGTGCTTTCGTCGGTGGTTATCATGATGCGCAGTCGCAGCGTCGTGCATGGAAAGAGAACCGGGCAGCAGCTAAAGGTGGTAACACTACGCCAGCGCGTCAGGAAAACACAAAAAATGAAGCAGCAAGGAAGCCAGCTGCTAAGTTAAGCTACAATTTGCAGCGTGAACTGGAACAGTTGCCGAAGAAGATGGAAGAGCTGGAAGCCCGCCTGGAAGCAATACAGGCACAGGTTGCTGATGCTAACTTCTTCAACCAGCCCCACGATGTCACCCAGCCTGTACTGGACTCATTAGCTCAGGCTGAACAGGAACTGGAAGTCGCTTTCGAGCGTTGGGAATATCTGGAGTCGTTAAGCAACGGCGCCTGA
- the fabA gene encoding bifunctional 3-hydroxydecanoyl-ACP dehydratase/trans-2-decenoyl-ACP isomerase, with protein sequence MVDKRESYTKEDLIASGRGELFGAEGPPLPAGNMLMMDRVVKMTEDGGNYGKGFVEAELDINPDLWFFGCHFIGDPVMPGCLGLDAMWQLVGFYLGWLGAEGKGRALGVGEVKFTGQVLPTAKKVSYRIHFKRVINRKLVMGVADGEVLVDGHVIYTATDLKVGLFKDTTAF encoded by the coding sequence ATGGTAGATAAACGCGAATCCTATACTAAAGAAGACCTGATTGCCTCTGGTCGCGGTGAATTGTTTGGCGCTGAAGGCCCGCCATTGCCAGCTGGCAATATGCTGATGATGGACCGCGTAGTTAAAATGACCGAAGATGGCGGTAACTACGGCAAGGGCTTCGTGGAAGCTGAACTGGATATCAATCCAGACCTGTGGTTCTTCGGCTGTCATTTTATTGGTGACCCGGTTATGCCTGGCTGCCTCGGCCTTGATGCGATGTGGCAGCTGGTTGGTTTCTACCTCGGCTGGTTAGGCGCTGAAGGTAAAGGTCGTGCGCTGGGCGTTGGCGAGGTGAAATTCACCGGCCAGGTTCTGCCAACGGCAAAAAAAGTGTCTTACCGTATTCATTTCAAACGCGTTATCAACCGTAAACTGGTGATGGGCGTGGCAGATGGCGAAGTGCTGGTCGATGGTCACGTGATCTATACTGCGACTGACCTGAAAGTGGGCCTGTTCAAAGACACCACTGCGTTCTAA
- the pqiA gene encoding membrane integrity-associated transporter subunit PqiA, protein MCSSHHAHQWMLCPQCDLMTQLPEIRPGSKASCPRCHTTLQSNWVEPQKRPTAYALAALFMLLLANLFPFINMRVAGLSSEISLTKIPQVMISDDYSSLATLFLLFVQAVPALSMLMILLLVNNIPLPQRLKIVMARVLFQLKTWGMAEIFLAGVLVSFVKLMAYGEIGLGTSFVPWCLFCLLHLRAFQCIDRRSLWQGISPLPAIPHTPVPGISGLSQGLRSCRCCTAVLPVDTLECPRCGVHGHARRKHSLQWTLALLVTSILIYIPANLMPIMVTEALGNKITSTIMAGVILLWSDGSYPVALVIFIASIMVPSLKMLAIGWLCWHANERDSNRDDSDKMHRIYEVVEFVGRWSMIDVFVIAVLSALVRMGQLMSIYPASGAVLFALVVILTMFAAMTFDPRLTWDRIQEKNTKEPASDGQ, encoded by the coding sequence ATGTGTTCGTCGCACCACGCGCATCAATGGATGCTTTGTCCACAGTGTGATCTGATGACACAGTTGCCAGAAATCCGGCCGGGCAGCAAGGCAAGCTGCCCACGTTGTCATACTACACTTCAGTCGAACTGGGTTGAGCCGCAGAAGCGGCCAACTGCTTATGCGCTGGCAGCGCTCTTTATGCTGCTGCTGGCTAATTTATTCCCATTCATCAATATGCGGGTTGCTGGTCTTAGCAGCGAGATCTCCCTGACGAAAATTCCTCAGGTGATGATTTCCGATGACTACAGCAGCCTGGCGACGCTGTTTTTGCTGTTTGTTCAGGCTGTTCCGGCCCTTAGCATGCTGATGATCCTGCTGCTGGTGAACAACATTCCACTGCCGCAGCGGCTTAAAATTGTGATGGCTCGCGTCCTGTTTCAGTTGAAGACCTGGGGCATGGCGGAGATCTTCCTCGCAGGCGTACTGGTGAGCTTCGTTAAACTGATGGCCTACGGAGAAATAGGACTCGGCACCAGTTTTGTTCCCTGGTGTCTGTTTTGCCTGCTGCATCTCAGAGCTTTCCAGTGCATCGATCGCCGCTCGTTGTGGCAGGGGATCTCCCCGTTGCCAGCGATCCCGCATACACCTGTGCCCGGTATAAGCGGTTTGAGTCAGGGACTGCGCTCATGCCGTTGTTGCACCGCAGTACTCCCGGTGGATACTCTGGAATGTCCGCGTTGCGGAGTTCACGGGCATGCCCGGCGTAAACATAGCCTGCAATGGACGCTGGCATTATTAGTGACATCAATACTGATCTATATCCCGGCCAATCTGATGCCTATTATGGTCACTGAGGCACTGGGTAACAAAATCACCTCAACCATTATGGCCGGGGTGATCCTGTTGTGGAGCGACGGATCCTATCCGGTCGCACTGGTGATCTTTATCGCCAGTATTATGGTGCCCTCATTGAAAATGCTGGCCATCGGCTGGCTGTGCTGGCATGCCAACGAGCGTGACAGCAACCGGGATGACAGTGACAAAATGCACAGGATCTATGAAGTTGTGGAATTTGTCGGGCGCTGGTCAATGATTGATGTCTTCGTTATCGCCGTGCTATCGGCGCTGGTGCGAATGGGGCAGCTAATGAGTATTTACCCTGCCAGCGGCGCGGTGCTATTTGCGTTGGTGGTAATTCTGACGATGTTTGCCGCCATGACGTTTGATCCCCGTCTCACATGGGACCGGATACAAGAAAAGAATACTAAGGAGCCTGCAAGTGACGGACAATAA